The following proteins are encoded in a genomic region of Ignavibacteriota bacterium:
- a CDS encoding 50S ribosomal protein L1 produces MPLTKRMKTLAPLVEKTKEYTITEGVELLKKTAKAKFNESVDIAVRLGVDPKKSDQMVRGTASLPHGIGKDVRVLVLTKSGKEQEAKDAGAEHVGFDEYIQRIQEGWTDVDVVIATPDVMGEVGKLGKILGTRGLMPNPKSGTVTNDVGQAVKEVKAGKISFRVEKGGIVHAMVGKASFDADKLVDNIKSFISTLNRLKPTAAKGIYIKGVTISSTMGPGIRIDKLEAAGLH; encoded by the coding sequence ATGCCACTGACCAAACGAATGAAAACGCTGGCTCCGCTCGTCGAGAAGACGAAGGAGTACACGATCACCGAGGGCGTCGAGCTTCTGAAGAAGACGGCCAAGGCGAAATTCAACGAATCCGTCGATATCGCCGTGCGACTCGGTGTCGATCCGAAAAAATCGGACCAGATGGTCCGCGGTACCGCGTCGCTGCCGCATGGTATCGGCAAGGACGTGCGTGTGCTCGTGCTGACCAAGTCCGGCAAGGAACAGGAAGCCAAGGACGCGGGCGCCGAACACGTTGGTTTTGACGAGTACATTCAGCGCATCCAGGAAGGCTGGACCGACGTCGACGTCGTGATCGCCACGCCGGATGTCATGGGTGAAGTCGGAAAGCTCGGAAAGATTCTTGGAACGCGCGGTCTCATGCCGAACCCGAAGTCGGGTACGGTGACGAACGACGTGGGCCAGGCCGTGAAGGAAGTCAAGGCCGGAAAAATTTCGTTCCGCGTCGAAAAGGGCGGAATCGTGCACGCGATGGTCGGAAAGGCCTCGTTTGACGCCGACAAGCTCGTCGACAACATCAAGTCGTTCATCTCCACACTGAACCGTCTGAAGCCGACCGCGGCGAAGGGCATATACATCAAGGGTGTGACGATCTCCAGCACCATGGGCCCCGGCATCCGCATCGACAAGCTCGAAGCCGCAGGCCTGCATTAA
- the rplK gene encoding 50S ribosomal protein L11 → MAKKIVGYIKLQIPAGAANPAPPVGPALGQKGVNIMEFCKQFNARTQDKAGLIIPVVITVFGDKSFSFITKTPPAATLLIRAAKLEKGSAEPNRNKVGKVTMEQVREIAELKMPDLNAHTVDAAVRMVAGTARSMGLTVEG, encoded by the coding sequence ATGGCGAAGAAAATCGTCGGATATATCAAACTCCAGATCCCCGCAGGGGCAGCGAATCCAGCGCCTCCCGTGGGTCCCGCGCTCGGTCAGAAGGGCGTCAACATCATGGAGTTCTGCAAGCAGTTCAACGCGCGCACGCAGGACAAGGCCGGTCTGATCATCCCGGTCGTCATCACCGTCTTCGGCGACAAGTCGTTCAGCTTCATCACAAAGACGCCGCCCGCCGCGACGTTGCTCATCCGTGCCGCGAAGCTCGAGAAGGGCTCGGCGGAACCGAACCGCAACAAGGTCGGCAAGGTCACGATGGAGCAGGTCCGCGAGATCGCCGAACTGAAAATGCCCGATTTGAACGCGCACACCGTGGACGCCGCGGTCCGCATGGTTGCCGGCACCGCCCGCAGCATGGGCCTCACGGTCGAAGGATAG
- the nusG gene encoding transcription termination/antitermination factor NusG has product MRWYAIRSYSGHEKKVKAYIEHEVRMRGLEDKIAYVVVPEEKVYEMRDGKKRTKTRNFYPGYVLIQCVLDTQTKHLILEAPSVISFVGPKNTPVPLRKEEVERIRGRMEEKKDVETPEMQFRVGDPVKVISGPFNTFSGFVQEVNQEKQKLKVMVSIFGRKTPVELDFNQVEFDT; this is encoded by the coding sequence ATGCGCTGGTATGCGATCCGCTCGTATTCCGGTCACGAGAAAAAAGTAAAGGCGTACATCGAGCACGAAGTGCGCATGCGCGGTCTCGAAGACAAAATCGCCTATGTGGTTGTGCCTGAAGAAAAAGTGTACGAGATGCGCGACGGCAAGAAGCGCACCAAGACGCGCAATTTCTATCCGGGCTATGTGCTGATCCAGTGCGTGCTCGACACGCAGACCAAACACCTCATCCTCGAGGCGCCATCGGTCATTTCCTTTGTCGGTCCGAAAAACACCCCTGTTCCTCTCCGCAAGGAGGAGGTCGAGAGGATTCGCGGACGGATGGAGGAGAAGAAGGACGTCGAGACACCCGAGATGCAGTTCCGCGTCGGTGATCCCGTCAAGGTGATCAGCGGCCCGTTCAATACGTTTAGCGGCTTCGTGCAGGAAGTAAATCAGGAGAAGCAGAAGCTGAAAGTCATGGTGTCGATCTTCGGCCGTAAAACGCCCGTCGAACTCGATTTCAATCAAGTGGAATTCGATACATAA
- the secE gene encoding preprotein translocase subunit SecE yields MKEKIIAFVNDVIKEMKKVTWPTRDELKESTMVVLVATIVFAIFVSGVDWLLTTIFNLLLGA; encoded by the coding sequence ATGAAAGAAAAAATAATCGCGTTCGTCAACGACGTCATCAAGGAAATGAAAAAAGTCACGTGGCCGACGCGTGACGAGCTGAAGGAATCGACCATGGTTGTCCTTGTGGCCACGATTGTCTTCGCGATCTTCGTTTCCGGTGTCGACTGGCTCCTTACGACCATTTTTAATCTCCTGCTTGGCGCCTGA
- the rpmG gene encoding 50S ribosomal protein L33, whose product MRDIITLECTECKRRNYTTTKNKRKHSGRIEHKKYCPWCNKHVTHKETK is encoded by the coding sequence ATGCGCGACATCATCACCCTCGAATGCACCGAATGTAAACGGCGCAATTACACGACGACGAAGAACAAACGCAAGCACTCGGGCCGCATCGAGCACAAGAAGTACTGCCCGTGGTGCAACAAGCATGTGACGCACAAGGAGACGAAATAA
- a CDS encoding alpha/beta fold hydrolase, giving the protein MRVSLILAALCAVCFTNCESGTPKNGEGKDLARLESVRAEAKIPPRQKAVETVTFTSADGVVLEGSWFAPTSDAAPAVLCLHQWRSDRSKYASFAAQLQKEGYAVLTLDLRGHGGSNAKSDGSVVAPDRVALPDVKAALAFLRAQKTVDPSRIGIVGASYSSSNALLAAADDAGVKTLLLLSPGMNYFNVLPIEAAVKKYTGSMLAVASAKDVRSADAVKKISTLAPSKSTAQMYDDAGHGTDMFDAKVGLERVLITFLGTHL; this is encoded by the coding sequence ATGCGCGTTTCTCTTATTCTGGCCGCGCTTTGCGCGGTGTGTTTTACCAATTGCGAGTCGGGTACGCCGAAAAACGGCGAAGGCAAGGATCTGGCCCGTTTGGAGTCGGTGCGCGCGGAGGCGAAGATTCCGCCAAGGCAAAAAGCGGTTGAAACAGTGACCTTCACAAGCGCCGACGGCGTGGTACTCGAGGGCAGTTGGTTTGCACCGACGTCAGACGCGGCGCCGGCTGTACTGTGCCTGCATCAGTGGAGAAGCGACCGGTCGAAGTATGCGTCCTTCGCGGCCCAACTGCAGAAGGAAGGATACGCGGTGTTGACGCTTGATCTGCGCGGTCACGGCGGTTCGAATGCAAAAAGTGACGGCAGCGTCGTCGCGCCTGATCGCGTGGCACTTCCCGACGTCAAAGCCGCCCTCGCCTTCCTCCGTGCGCAAAAGACCGTTGATCCTTCTCGCATTGGGATTGTCGGCGCATCATACAGCAGTTCCAACGCCCTGCTTGCCGCGGCCGACGACGCCGGAGTGAAGACGCTGCTGCTGTTGAGTCCCGGCATGAACTACTTCAACGTTCTGCCTATTGAAGCCGCAGTGAAAAAATATACGGGGTCGATGCTTGCCGTGGCCAGCGCGAAGGATGTGCGTTCCGCCGATGCCGTAAAAAAAATCAGCACGCTCGCGCCCTCAAAATCCACAGCGCAAATGTATGACGATGCAGGCCACGGCACCGATATGTTCGACGCCAAGGTGGGACTCGAACGTGTGCTCATCACTTTTCTCGGCACACATCTGTGA
- the miaA gene encoding tRNA (adenosine(37)-N6)-dimethylallyltransferase MiaA: MLVIAGPTASGKTTVALACAEILGGEIICADSRQVYEGLAIATAKPSPEEVARVPHHLLGCVPISHTYTAGAFFRDAHEAIAEITARGRIPVVAGGTGLYIRVLLNGIFDDDEAASKAEREKLESELREKGPLLLYQELQRLDPDGAPSVPMTNHPRLVRALAVCRATGRPYSQVRREMMQAPGIAPFQCGIRWERSILYARIDQRVDSMIAAGLVEEVRAALGSGADPAWTVMNAVGIAEVVAYLSGESSRERMIELIKQHTRNFAKRQGTWYRREAEMRWYDAAHDAELPALAGKIVAEFRAFCSSARLP; encoded by the coding sequence GTGCTCGTCATCGCGGGCCCCACCGCCTCCGGTAAAACGACCGTGGCCCTGGCATGCGCGGAGATTCTGGGTGGGGAGATCATCTGTGCCGATTCGCGGCAAGTGTATGAAGGACTCGCCATTGCCACGGCGAAACCATCGCCGGAAGAAGTGGCCCGCGTGCCGCACCATCTGCTGGGCTGCGTCCCCATTTCGCACACATACACGGCGGGTGCGTTTTTCCGCGATGCCCACGAGGCGATAGCGGAGATCACTGCGCGCGGGAGAATCCCCGTCGTTGCCGGTGGTACCGGATTGTACATTCGTGTCCTGCTAAACGGCATATTCGACGACGATGAAGCCGCGAGCAAGGCGGAGCGCGAAAAGCTCGAAAGTGAATTGCGGGAAAAAGGTCCGCTTCTCCTCTATCAGGAATTGCAGCGCCTCGATCCGGACGGAGCCCCATCCGTACCTATGACGAATCATCCGCGTCTCGTGCGCGCGCTGGCAGTGTGCCGTGCCACCGGCCGTCCATACTCCCAAGTGCGACGCGAAATGATGCAGGCACCCGGGATAGCGCCCTTTCAGTGCGGGATACGGTGGGAACGCAGCATACTCTACGCGCGCATCGACCAGCGTGTCGATTCGATGATCGCGGCGGGGCTGGTGGAAGAAGTGCGCGCGGCTCTCGGCAGCGGCGCCGATCCGGCCTGGACGGTGATGAACGCTGTAGGTATCGCCGAGGTTGTCGCGTACCTCTCGGGAGAGAGCAGCCGCGAGCGCATGATCGAACTGATCAAACAGCACACGCGGAATTTTGCGAAACGCCAGGGCACATGGTATCGGAGGGAAGCAGAAATGCGCTGGTACGACGCGGCGCATGATGCGGAGCTGCCGGCCCTTGCCGGGAAAATCGTTGCGGAATTTCGTGCCTTTTGTTCCAGTGCCCGCCTCCCGTGA
- a CDS encoding protein-L-isoaspartate(D-aspartate) O-methyltransferase: MAFSRRFDEERAELVRALAGRGISDPKVLKAIGDVPRHLFVGELWQTRAYEDSALPIACNQTISQPFTVAFMTQLLEIRAGDKVLEIGTGSGYQAAVLAAMGARVFTIERHFDLLEDARRLFDSMRYSIASKTGDGTVGWSEFAPYNKIIVTAGAPDVPPSLVKQLADGGILVVPVGDQSTQTMVRVEKRGDKVSAQQYQGFKFVPLLGKEGW, from the coding sequence ATGGCATTCAGCAGAAGGTTCGACGAGGAAAGAGCGGAGCTCGTGCGTGCTCTCGCGGGAAGAGGAATATCGGATCCGAAGGTCCTGAAAGCCATCGGCGACGTGCCGCGGCACCTTTTTGTGGGTGAATTGTGGCAGACGCGCGCGTACGAGGACAGCGCCCTCCCGATCGCCTGCAATCAGACGATTTCCCAGCCCTTCACCGTCGCCTTCATGACACAACTGCTCGAGATCCGCGCCGGCGACAAAGTGCTCGAAATCGGAACCGGCAGCGGCTATCAGGCGGCAGTCCTGGCCGCAATGGGCGCCCGCGTGTTTACCATCGAGAGGCATTTTGACCTTCTGGAGGACGCGCGCAGACTGTTTGATTCCATGCGCTATTCGATCGCCTCCAAGACGGGTGACGGCACTGTCGGGTGGAGCGAATTCGCGCCGTACAACAAGATCATCGTCACGGCAGGCGCGCCCGATGTGCCGCCGTCACTTGTCAAACAGCTCGCCGACGGTGGAATCCTCGTAGTGCCGGTAGGTGACCAGTCGACACAAACCATGGTGCGCGTGGAGAAGAGGGGAGACAAGGTCTCCGCGCAGCAATACCAGGGCTTCAAGTTTGTTCCCCTGCTCGGCAAGGAAGGATGGTGA
- a CDS encoding TIGR00159 family protein translates to MLFRLWFLEVQWTDVLDILAVTFVFYRLYRAMRGTIAVQIFLGLLVIIAGSFVARALNLQAISWILRTITDLWVIAFIILFQPELRRLLLMVGQGRMMSRLFRYSLGETIDEVVEACEEMSQRQIGALIVLTRTTGIRMIIETGVPLRAELSKQLLLSIFNPKAPLHDGAVVVTGRLVEAARCTLPLTATLHIDGFIMGMRHRSAVGISEQADVVAIVVSEETGIISLAHDGRLVRRLSPQELRESLRRHLNVVDRASYADGEADTTETLLDRD, encoded by the coding sequence ATGCTGTTCAGACTCTGGTTCCTCGAAGTGCAGTGGACGGATGTGCTCGACATCCTCGCCGTCACCTTCGTGTTCTACCGCCTGTACCGCGCGATGCGCGGAACCATCGCGGTGCAGATATTCCTCGGTCTGCTCGTTATCATCGCGGGTTCCTTCGTGGCCCGGGCGCTGAATCTGCAGGCGATATCGTGGATATTGCGCACCATCACCGATCTCTGGGTCATCGCCTTCATCATCCTTTTCCAGCCCGAATTGCGGCGCCTGCTGCTGATGGTGGGGCAGGGGAGAATGATGTCGCGATTGTTCCGATACAGTCTGGGCGAAACCATCGACGAGGTCGTGGAAGCGTGCGAGGAGATGTCGCAGCGACAGATCGGCGCCCTTATCGTGCTCACGCGCACCACCGGCATACGCATGATCATCGAAACAGGCGTGCCGCTCCGCGCAGAGCTGAGCAAGCAGCTCCTGCTCTCGATCTTCAATCCCAAGGCCCCGCTGCACGACGGCGCGGTGGTTGTGACCGGGCGACTCGTGGAAGCCGCGCGTTGCACGCTGCCGCTCACCGCCACGCTGCACATCGACGGCTTTATCATGGGTATGCGCCATCGTTCGGCCGTGGGGATCAGCGAGCAGGCGGATGTAGTTGCCATTGTCGTGTCGGAGGAAACCGGCATCATCTCGCTGGCTCACGACGGGCGTCTCGTGCGCCGGCTGTCGCCGCAGGAACTGCGCGAGTCGCTGCGACGGCATCTGAACGTGGTGGATCGCGCGTCGTATGCCGACGGCGAGGCCGATACAACCGAGACGCTGCTCGACAGGGATTAA
- the folP gene encoding dihydropteroate synthase, with amino-acid sequence MGIVNVTPDSFSDGGRLQSVESAVEHGLLLAEDGADVLDVGGESTRPGAQDVSVDEELRRVIPVVEGLSRHSDVPISVDTRKAVVADEATRAGARIINDVSALRYDRRMVDVVAARGTALVLMHMKGEPGTMQDDPRYADVVSEVEAFFRDRLAVCAEAGITDVWLDPGIGFGKRLEDNLALLRNIERLAAIGRPILVGTSRKRFLGAITGREVGERLPGTIASCLVARRNGARMLRVHDVRAVRDALLVEDALLAEAA; translated from the coding sequence ATGGGAATCGTGAACGTCACACCGGATTCATTTTCGGATGGCGGCCGCCTTCAGAGTGTTGAATCCGCGGTGGAACACGGGCTGTTGTTGGCAGAGGACGGCGCGGATGTGCTGGATGTCGGAGGGGAGTCCACACGGCCTGGCGCGCAGGATGTGTCGGTCGACGAGGAATTGCGACGGGTTATTCCTGTCGTGGAAGGACTGTCGCGCCACTCCGACGTTCCGATCTCCGTCGATACACGCAAGGCTGTCGTTGCCGACGAGGCGACACGTGCGGGTGCGCGGATCATCAACGACGTCAGCGCTCTCCGCTACGACCGGCGCATGGTTGATGTAGTCGCTGCACGCGGTACGGCTCTCGTGCTCATGCACATGAAGGGCGAACCCGGAACGATGCAGGACGATCCGCGGTACGCCGATGTCGTATCAGAAGTTGAGGCCTTTTTTCGCGATCGGCTCGCCGTCTGCGCCGAAGCGGGCATTACGGATGTCTGGCTCGATCCCGGCATCGGCTTCGGAAAGCGGCTCGAGGACAACCTCGCGCTGCTGCGGAATATCGAACGTCTTGCCGCCATCGGCCGACCCATTCTTGTAGGAACCTCGCGAAAACGCTTCCTCGGTGCCATCACCGGGCGCGAGGTAGGCGAACGCCTCCCAGGTACTATCGCGAGCTGTCTTGTGGCGCGAAGAAACGGCGCACGCATGCTGCGGGTGCACGATGTACGCGCTGTGCGCGATGCACTTCTTGTCGAAGACGCATTACTCGCAGAGGCCGCCTGA
- a CDS encoding T9SS type A sorting domain-containing protein — MKPVRLFLLLLALSTAAVAPLAAQTGGPGTPPWEYWRTTPVPINDLMTAQSSIDIPDMFSVMDLQVMVDIDHANTADLRIVLVTPSGSYILSQFNGGSYDDYSNTVFDMTSTPFPCTTAPAATDAIPGIPVAGVPTARFHGVYQPEQRFTTGVNVIATGTWTIQVYDAVGNGITGVLEQWGLIFNRYGKYKDVRWGWDINFLLNCGTVTMPRYPVPFVDDVTAYAPGAWFPYSIHGWRPQNRQLRYLWAIQNSKLQSDTKFNITQKLPNGTVNGQSSFDYNLAPNRYNMSGTWPTGEQTGMLNLASAIYQRGDLFMTRDDNYVTLETQITPGTLAYDNGESTNKYNIPQSECDMSVYTIAAEQKLTSIDIWHSTDVELEPAGSPARILVAVTGTTGGIPNNTALAVAGNGIDPLPEQGGKWVTYAFNTPVTLPAGTYAFGICTAVAPTIGGVGMGVTQEGSPFDPEGGFSKLSGFGAEFFSPNGGLNWYPEDFRYFSVKMIRPNFILGSDVGVKKIEMLSSFKPRVTFGSYAHHPNLPNLITIGKVYIIRNSTGQTVGFSERRVYLQNAPYTATVDFDDFPGLAAGAYTVKVVIERSDDENLTNNIYMRTYNKTFAPVIVLHNGTIAPDLRDRITASFEATGNTVEFAPVASGLPSSGRVLWIGGMSQTEAASARAFASIDGNEFMVLPNNAYSGDVLTSVYSAVATPNELDAVNRAYVQQQTFTQPAYQLSEEVARLAENPASLAMGKTQQEIDENARNIGAAFDDLKVRLAAISALPKADISNRPLSFATSKDISVEAARINDISIVSIVPRKSLAPRPVVERISTPSEFELTQNYPNPFNPTTNIAYNLPKDAQVTIRVMDLLGREIATLAQGTQKAGVYNVTWDGMTTARESVASGIYLYRFDAAPADGTAPFSATKRMVLAR; from the coding sequence ATGAAACCAGTTCGACTGTTTCTCTTGCTCCTCGCACTGAGTACTGCCGCGGTGGCGCCACTCGCTGCGCAGACCGGCGGACCAGGCACACCGCCGTGGGAGTACTGGAGAACCACGCCGGTTCCCATCAACGACCTTATGACGGCGCAAAGCTCCATCGATATTCCCGACATGTTCAGCGTCATGGATTTGCAGGTCATGGTGGACATCGACCACGCGAACACCGCCGATCTGCGCATCGTGCTTGTGACTCCATCCGGTTCCTATATTCTTTCGCAGTTCAATGGCGGCTCCTACGACGACTACTCAAACACAGTCTTCGACATGACCTCCACGCCGTTCCCGTGCACAACGGCACCCGCCGCGACGGACGCCATCCCCGGCATCCCTGTCGCAGGCGTACCAACCGCGCGGTTCCACGGCGTCTATCAGCCCGAGCAGCGTTTCACCACCGGTGTGAATGTCATCGCCACGGGCACCTGGACGATCCAGGTCTATGATGCGGTCGGCAACGGCATCACGGGCGTGCTCGAGCAGTGGGGCCTTATTTTTAACCGCTATGGCAAGTACAAGGACGTGCGCTGGGGCTGGGATATCAATTTCCTCCTCAATTGCGGTACCGTGACCATGCCACGTTATCCGGTTCCTTTCGTCGACGATGTGACTGCGTATGCGCCCGGCGCGTGGTTCCCGTACAGCATACACGGCTGGCGTCCGCAGAACAGGCAGCTCCGCTACCTCTGGGCAATTCAGAATTCGAAACTGCAGTCCGATACAAAGTTCAACATCACGCAGAAGCTGCCCAACGGCACCGTGAACGGGCAGTCATCTTTTGATTACAACCTCGCGCCGAACCGCTATAACATGAGCGGCACATGGCCGACCGGCGAGCAGACTGGTATGTTGAATCTGGCCAGCGCGATATATCAGCGCGGCGACCTTTTCATGACACGCGACGACAATTACGTCACTCTTGAAACACAGATCACACCTGGTACCCTCGCGTACGACAACGGCGAGTCGACGAACAAGTACAACATCCCGCAGAGCGAATGCGATATGAGTGTGTACACGATCGCGGCCGAGCAGAAGCTTACGAGCATCGACATCTGGCACAGCACGGATGTGGAGCTCGAGCCCGCGGGATCGCCTGCACGCATCCTCGTTGCGGTCACGGGCACAACCGGGGGCATTCCCAACAACACCGCTCTTGCGGTTGCCGGTAATGGTATCGATCCGCTTCCGGAGCAGGGTGGCAAGTGGGTGACGTATGCGTTCAACACGCCGGTTACACTCCCCGCAGGCACGTATGCGTTCGGAATCTGCACCGCCGTGGCGCCGACAATCGGCGGCGTCGGAATGGGTGTCACGCAGGAAGGCAGCCCCTTCGATCCGGAAGGCGGTTTCAGCAAACTCTCCGGTTTCGGTGCGGAATTTTTCTCGCCGAACGGAGGATTGAACTGGTATCCCGAGGACTTCCGCTACTTCAGCGTGAAGATGATCCGTCCCAATTTCATTCTCGGTTCCGATGTCGGTGTGAAAAAGATCGAGATGCTCTCGAGCTTCAAGCCGCGCGTCACCTTCGGCTCCTACGCGCATCACCCGAATCTGCCGAACCTGATCACCATCGGCAAGGTGTACATCATCCGTAATTCGACGGGACAGACTGTCGGCTTCTCCGAACGCCGCGTCTACCTCCAGAACGCCCCGTACACTGCCACAGTCGACTTCGACGATTTCCCCGGACTCGCCGCCGGTGCCTATACGGTGAAGGTTGTGATCGAGCGTTCGGACGATGAGAACCTGACGAACAACATCTACATGCGGACGTACAACAAGACATTCGCGCCTGTGATCGTCCTGCACAACGGCACCATTGCTCCGGACCTTCGCGACCGCATTACAGCGTCGTTCGAAGCGACCGGCAACACCGTGGAATTTGCTCCAGTCGCGAGCGGACTGCCTTCCTCGGGCCGCGTCCTGTGGATCGGCGGCATGTCGCAGACCGAAGCCGCAAGCGCCCGCGCGTTTGCATCGATCGACGGCAACGAGTTCATGGTTCTTCCGAACAATGCGTACAGCGGTGACGTGCTCACGTCCGTGTATTCCGCAGTTGCGACACCGAACGAACTCGACGCGGTGAATCGCGCGTACGTGCAGCAGCAGACCTTCACGCAGCCCGCGTATCAGCTCAGTGAAGAAGTGGCGCGGCTCGCCGAGAATCCGGCGTCCCTCGCCATGGGTAAAACTCAGCAGGAAATCGACGAGAACGCGCGTAATATCGGGGCGGCATTTGATGACCTGAAGGTGCGTCTCGCGGCGATTTCCGCTCTCCCGAAGGCCGACATCAGCAACCGTCCGCTCTCGTTCGCCACGTCGAAAGACATCAGTGTCGAAGCAGCGCGCATCAACGACATCTCCATCGTGTCGATTGTTCCGCGCAAGTCGCTTGCTCCGCGTCCTGTCGTGGAGAGGATCAGCACTCCGAGCGAGTTCGAACTCACACAGAACTATCCGAATCCGTTCAATCCGACCACAAACATTGCATACAATCTCCCGAAGGATGCGCAGGTCACCATCCGCGTGATGGATCTGCTCGGTCGTGAGATCGCGACACTCGCGCAGGGCACACAAAAGGCCGGCGTGTACAATGTGACCTGGGACGGCATGACAACCGCCCGCGAATCCGTCGCAAGCGGCATCTATCTCTACCGCTTCGACGCGGCTCCGGCTGATGGCACGGCTCCGTTCAGTGCCACCAAGCGTATGGTGCTCGCGCGCTGA